A region from the Oceanidesulfovibrio marinus genome encodes:
- a CDS encoding AAA family ATPase, translating into MTADGAPSDHVASETADEAALQRAREVFQALHANITAVMRGQDRAVRLVLAAFAAGGHVLLEDVPGTGKTTLAKALAASLEARFTRVQFTPDLLPADILGVSIYDPARQSFRFHPGPVFTNILLGDEINRASPRTQSALLEAMAERQVSVEGREMPLKRPFFVIATQNPSDFHGTYPLPESQMDRFAVSFRLGYVPPEVEAAVLEAQVHGHPLDTLQPCATLDDALALMNGRSLVRVSPELTRYMVDLATATRTEPGVRLGAGPRASLTLMRCAQALSLADGHDFVIPDAVQEAAPVVLPHRMVLEPQAEYAGETTRGVVSRLLESIPVPA; encoded by the coding sequence ATGACCGCGGACGGCGCGCCATCGGACCACGTAGCGAGCGAGACGGCGGATGAGGCGGCGCTGCAGCGCGCACGCGAGGTGTTCCAGGCGCTGCACGCCAACATCACCGCGGTGATGCGCGGACAGGACCGCGCCGTGCGCCTGGTGCTCGCGGCCTTTGCCGCCGGCGGCCACGTGCTGCTGGAGGATGTGCCTGGCACGGGCAAGACCACCCTGGCCAAGGCCCTGGCCGCCTCGCTGGAGGCGCGCTTCACCCGCGTCCAGTTCACGCCCGACCTTCTGCCGGCCGACATCCTCGGCGTCTCCATCTACGACCCGGCGCGCCAGTCCTTCCGTTTCCACCCTGGCCCGGTCTTCACCAACATCCTGCTGGGCGACGAGATCAACCGCGCCTCCCCGCGCACCCAGTCCGCCCTGCTGGAAGCTATGGCCGAGCGCCAGGTTTCGGTGGAGGGCCGCGAGATGCCGCTGAAACGGCCCTTCTTCGTCATCGCCACCCAGAACCCCTCCGACTTCCACGGCACCTACCCCCTGCCGGAATCGCAGATGGACCGTTTCGCCGTCAGCTTCCGCCTGGGCTACGTACCGCCGGAGGTGGAAGCCGCCGTGCTGGAGGCGCAGGTCCATGGCCATCCCCTGGACACCCTGCAGCCCTGCGCCACGCTGGATGACGCCCTGGCCCTGATGAACGGCCGCAGCCTGGTCCGCGTCAGCCCGGAGCTGACCCGTTATATGGTGGACCTGGCCACAGCCACACGCACCGAGCCCGGCGTCCGCCTCGGCGCCGGCCCACGCGCCTCGCTCACACTCATGCGTTGCGCCCAGGCCCTCTCCCTGGCGGACGGCCACGACTTCGTCATCCCCGACGCCGTTCAGGAGGCCGCGCCTGTGGTGCTGCCCCACCGCATGGTGCTGGAGCCCCAGGCCGAGTATGCAGGCGAGACCACCCGCGGCGTGGTCAGCCGGCTGCTGGAGTCCATACCCGTCCCGGCGTGA
- a CDS encoding NAD(P)/FAD-dependent oxidoreductase, whose product MPHRTQYDVIIVGAGPAGLFAAYALSAAPSMKVLVLEKGREIPKRICPLKKEMSCKHCAPCQILSGVGGAGLFSDGKLNYIHKLGKTDLTQFMSVSEAKALIEETEQIFNRFGMDGQVYPTDMEAAEEVRKKAKINGIDLLIIRQKHLGSDKLPHYIEDMTDELKRRGVVFQTDEAAVDILVEKGHAAGVVTKKAEYKAPNVILAPGRVGAEWVAGVAERNGVSLSQRGIEIGVRVEVHKDILHDITNVIYDPTFFIQTSKYDDQTRTFCTNRQGFVSLENYQDFVCVNGHAYMDRKSENSNFAFLSKVVLTEPISDNQAFGEAIGRLATLIGGGKPILQRFGDLKRGRRSTWNRIHKGSLEPTLQNVVCGDIAMFMPHRILANIIEGLEKLDLVVPGVANEETLLYAPEIKFFATQVETDSNLMTHVDGLYVAGDGPGVAGNIVSAAATGLIPAKHIIGSGHPAS is encoded by the coding sequence TTGCCTCATCGCACCCAGTACGACGTCATCATCGTCGGCGCCGGCCCCGCCGGCCTTTTCGCCGCCTACGCCCTGTCCGCCGCCCCCTCCATGAAGGTCCTGGTTCTGGAAAAAGGCCGCGAGATCCCAAAGCGCATCTGCCCGCTCAAGAAGGAGATGTCCTGCAAGCACTGCGCGCCCTGCCAAATCCTCTCCGGCGTTGGCGGAGCCGGCCTCTTCTCCGACGGCAAGCTCAACTACATCCACAAGCTGGGCAAGACCGATCTCACCCAGTTCATGTCCGTGTCCGAGGCCAAGGCGCTCATCGAAGAGACCGAGCAGATATTCAACCGCTTCGGAATGGACGGCCAGGTCTACCCCACCGACATGGAAGCCGCTGAGGAGGTGCGCAAGAAAGCCAAGATCAACGGCATCGACCTGCTCATCATCCGCCAGAAGCACCTGGGCAGCGACAAGCTGCCCCACTACATCGAGGACATGACCGACGAGCTCAAGCGCCGGGGCGTGGTCTTCCAGACCGACGAGGCCGCCGTGGACATCCTTGTGGAAAAGGGCCACGCGGCGGGCGTGGTTACCAAGAAGGCGGAGTACAAAGCGCCCAACGTCATTCTCGCTCCCGGGCGCGTGGGCGCGGAGTGGGTGGCCGGCGTGGCCGAGCGCAACGGCGTTTCCCTCAGCCAGCGCGGCATCGAGATCGGCGTGCGCGTGGAGGTCCACAAGGACATCCTCCACGACATCACCAACGTCATCTACGACCCCACCTTCTTCATCCAGACCTCCAAGTACGATGACCAGACGCGCACCTTCTGCACCAACCGCCAGGGCTTCGTCTCCCTGGAGAACTACCAGGACTTCGTCTGCGTGAACGGCCACGCGTACATGGACCGCAAGTCCGAGAACTCCAACTTCGCCTTCCTCTCCAAGGTCGTGCTCACGGAACCCATCTCCGACAATCAGGCCTTCGGCGAGGCCATCGGCCGGCTGGCCACCCTCATCGGCGGCGGCAAGCCCATCCTCCAGCGCTTCGGCGACCTCAAACGCGGCCGCCGCTCCACCTGGAACCGCATCCACAAGGGCTCCCTGGAGCCCACCCTGCAGAACGTGGTCTGCGGCGACATCGCCATGTTCATGCCTCACCGCATCCTGGCCAACATCATCGAGGGCCTGGAGAAGCTCGACCTCGTGGTGCCGGGCGTGGCCAACGAGGAGACCCTGCTCTACGCACCGGAGATCAAGTTCTTCGCCACCCAGGTAGAGACGGACTCCAACCTGATGACGCACGTGGACGGCCTGTACGTGGCCGGCGACGGCCCAGGCGTGGCAGGCAACATCGTCTCCGCGGCGGCCACCGGGCTCATCCCGGCCAAGCACATTATCGGCAGCGGGCATCCGGCCTCGTAG
- a CDS encoding ATP-binding protein: protein MNKSIRKRLTFYFLFLAVVPLLAVGLVVLGLTLTVQKKQALSSQQDMASQIASRVEDHFHRLERGLTLAVSLAQYGQPPSMDRLSPSETMRGELSSLMAIEENNFEWLMLVDDSNTVRMTFARRPMEAPTPPTPVLEAAQALKPGEVYGKPIFDPDTGECYMIIRRQGAGEKNLLAVCRFAALQHMLASVNNDKERLYLVDSEGRLMLTSSRSPITGPTSFRPPEEDGISRSLGGDLSLMATRSFMLGDDHFTVVCQRSLGNTMGLATFTLLSVFFIVLIALVSAASLSYATIKRIVRPISQLVVTARAVQGGDITRRAEVERGDEIGELAEAFNSMTARLVETLGGLRSKVNALTATQQRLQQSEAQYRDLFEQASEGILVINPQGEIVEANSQALDLLNHMDGHDALQGRKLSDFIHPDEFERESLEAMLEALQEGHTLRREMRFITDGDKVRTADVGATRMSSGAMRFMFRDITHRKRMEEELRSAKEQAEQANKAKSMFLANMSHEIRTPLSCVIGMSELTLETELDEEQRDNMEMILDSAETLLDIINDILDYNRIESKGLTLSFTKFQPDKLLAKTLRGFATQAARRSTTIESHIDDDVPKLLTGDPGRLAQIIRNLVSNALKFTPEGTVRIHMGVESIQDTMATLRFSVSDTGIGIPEDKIESLFESFSQVDSSYSKKHAGTGLGLAISRSLVTMMDGVITAGNNPDGGSTFTFTACFSIPEDEEEKTEAESPAPQPAAAEEDREPPLSILIAEDNKVNQVFLSRFLEQRGHSVQLAANGQQALDLLAVKSFDVILMDIQMPEMDGLETTRRIRAGAVSGLDVKIPIIALTAYAMKGDQQRFLAAGMDSYLSKPVNRTDLSALLKHFASGDDAGQ from the coding sequence GTGAACAAAAGCATTCGAAAAAGACTGACCTTTTACTTCCTCTTTCTGGCCGTGGTGCCCCTGCTTGCCGTGGGGCTCGTGGTTCTCGGCCTCACCCTCACCGTCCAGAAAAAGCAGGCCCTCTCCTCGCAGCAGGACATGGCCTCTCAGATCGCATCGCGTGTCGAGGATCACTTCCACCGGCTGGAACGCGGCCTCACCCTAGCCGTCTCCCTCGCACAGTACGGGCAGCCGCCCTCCATGGACAGGCTCTCCCCTTCCGAGACCATGCGCGGCGAGCTGAGCTCGCTCATGGCCATCGAGGAGAACAACTTCGAGTGGCTGATGCTCGTGGACGACTCGAACACCGTGCGCATGACCTTCGCCCGCCGGCCCATGGAAGCGCCGACGCCGCCGACGCCCGTGCTGGAGGCTGCCCAGGCCCTCAAACCCGGCGAGGTGTACGGCAAACCCATCTTCGACCCCGACACCGGGGAATGCTACATGATCATCCGCCGCCAGGGCGCCGGCGAGAAGAACCTCCTGGCCGTGTGCCGCTTCGCCGCGTTGCAGCACATGCTCGCGTCCGTGAACAACGACAAGGAACGGCTCTATCTGGTGGACTCCGAGGGCAGGCTCATGCTCACGTCCTCGCGATCTCCCATCACAGGCCCCACCAGCTTCAGACCACCTGAGGAGGACGGCATCTCCCGCAGTCTGGGCGGCGATCTGTCGCTCATGGCCACGCGCTCCTTCATGCTGGGGGACGACCACTTCACCGTGGTCTGCCAGCGCTCCCTGGGCAACACCATGGGCCTGGCCACCTTCACCCTGCTTTCGGTCTTCTTCATCGTGCTCATTGCACTGGTGTCGGCGGCCAGCCTGTCCTACGCCACCATCAAGCGCATCGTGCGGCCAATCTCCCAGCTCGTGGTCACGGCCAGGGCTGTGCAGGGCGGAGACATCACCCGCCGGGCCGAGGTGGAGCGCGGCGACGAGATAGGCGAGCTGGCCGAGGCGTTCAACTCCATGACGGCCCGGCTGGTGGAGACCCTGGGCGGCCTGCGCTCCAAGGTCAACGCCCTTACCGCCACCCAGCAGCGCCTGCAGCAGAGCGAGGCGCAGTACCGCGATCTGTTCGAGCAGGCCTCGGAAGGCATCCTTGTCATCAATCCGCAGGGCGAAATCGTGGAGGCCAACTCCCAGGCTCTCGACCTCCTCAACCACATGGATGGCCATGACGCGCTGCAGGGCCGGAAGCTCAGCGATTTCATCCACCCGGACGAGTTCGAGCGCGAGTCCTTGGAAGCCATGCTGGAGGCTCTGCAGGAAGGCCATACCCTGCGGCGCGAGATGCGCTTCATCACCGACGGCGACAAGGTCCGCACCGCAGACGTGGGCGCCACCCGCATGTCATCCGGCGCCATGCGCTTCATGTTCCGCGACATCACCCACCGCAAGCGCATGGAAGAAGAGCTGCGCAGCGCCAAGGAGCAGGCCGAGCAGGCCAACAAGGCCAAGAGCATGTTCCTGGCCAACATGAGCCACGAGATCAGAACGCCGCTCTCCTGCGTCATCGGCATGTCCGAGCTCACTCTGGAAACAGAGCTGGACGAAGAGCAGCGCGACAATATGGAGATGATTCTCGACTCCGCCGAGACCCTGCTGGACATCATCAACGACATCCTCGACTACAACAGGATCGAGTCCAAGGGCCTGACCCTCTCCTTTACCAAGTTCCAGCCGGACAAGCTGCTGGCCAAGACCCTGCGCGGTTTCGCCACACAGGCCGCGCGCCGCTCCACCACCATCGAGTCACACATTGACGACGACGTGCCCAAGCTTCTCACCGGCGATCCCGGCCGTCTCGCCCAGATCATCCGCAACCTCGTCTCCAACGCCCTCAAGTTCACGCCCGAGGGCACAGTGCGCATCCACATGGGAGTGGAAAGCATCCAGGACACCATGGCCACCCTGCGCTTCTCGGTCTCGGATACGGGCATCGGCATCCCCGAGGACAAGATCGAGTCCCTGTTCGAGAGCTTCTCCCAGGTGGACAGCTCCTACTCCAAAAAGCACGCCGGCACGGGACTCGGCCTCGCCATCTCCCGCAGCCTCGTCACCATGATGGACGGTGTGATCACCGCCGGCAACAACCCGGACGGCGGCTCCACCTTCACCTTCACCGCATGCTTCTCCATTCCGGAAGACGAGGAGGAGAAAACCGAGGCGGAGTCTCCGGCGCCGCAACCCGCGGCCGCCGAGGAGGACCGGGAACCGCCCCTCTCCATCCTCATCGCCGAGGACAACAAGGTGAACCAGGTCTTCCTCTCGCGCTTCCTGGAGCAGCGTGGCCACTCGGTCCAGCTCGCGGCCAACGGGCAGCAGGCTCTGGACCTGCTCGCCGTCAAAAGCTTCGACGTCATCCTCATGGATATCCAGATGCCCGAGATGGACGGCCTGGAAACCACACGCCGCATTCGCGCCGGCGCCGTCTCCGGCCTCGATGTGAAAATCCCCATCATCGCCCTCACTGCCTACGCCATGAAAGGCGACCAGCAGCGGTTCCTCGCCGCCGGCATGGACAGCTACCTGTCCAAGCCCGTCAACAGGACGGACCTCTCCGCCCTGCTCAAGCATTTCGCCTCCGGCGACGACGCCGGCCAATAG
- a CDS encoding DMT family transporter has protein sequence MSHPPQPTSRIGVYIPSIALFVAVLIWASSFVAMKVAVMAFSPLVVIFGRMAVASVIFGFVALRTGIPKVRRQDVVIILCMALCEPCLYFIFEAFALRYTTASQAGMITAMLPLMVAAVAFVSLGERPRARTWAGFFIAVAGVVWLSAASVSSDLAPNPILGNTLEFLAMVCATGYTVLLKRLSSTNSPWFLTAVQAVAGALFYLPGLLLPIAQTHGEPGLNGVLAILYLGSIVTIGAYGLYNFGVSRLPASQASAFINLIPVFSVILGTMLLGETFTPWQIAASVVVLVGVGLSQGGLRRVGVE, from the coding sequence ATGAGCCATCCGCCCCAACCCACGTCCAGAATCGGCGTCTACATTCCCAGCATCGCGCTGTTCGTCGCTGTGCTCATCTGGGCCAGCTCGTTCGTGGCCATGAAGGTGGCGGTCATGGCCTTCAGCCCGCTGGTGGTGATCTTCGGCCGCATGGCCGTGGCCAGCGTGATCTTCGGCTTCGTGGCCTTGCGCACAGGCATCCCAAAGGTGCGGCGCCAGGATGTGGTCATCATTCTATGCATGGCGTTGTGCGAGCCCTGCCTGTACTTCATCTTCGAGGCGTTCGCCCTGCGCTATACCACGGCCTCCCAGGCCGGCATGATAACGGCCATGCTGCCGCTGATGGTGGCGGCCGTGGCCTTCGTCTCCCTGGGTGAACGTCCCAGGGCGCGCACCTGGGCCGGATTCTTCATCGCTGTGGCCGGGGTGGTCTGGCTGTCGGCCGCCAGCGTGAGCTCGGACCTGGCCCCCAACCCCATTCTCGGCAACACCCTGGAGTTCCTGGCCATGGTCTGCGCCACGGGCTATACCGTGCTGCTCAAGCGGCTTTCCTCCACCAACTCGCCGTGGTTCCTCACGGCCGTGCAGGCCGTGGCCGGCGCGCTGTTCTACCTGCCGGGTCTGCTGCTGCCCATTGCGCAGACGCACGGAGAGCCCGGCCTGAACGGCGTCCTGGCGATTCTCTACCTGGGCTCGATAGTGACCATCGGCGCTTACGGCCTCTACAACTTCGGCGTCAGCCGTCTGCCGGCCAGCCAGGCCTCGGCCTTCATCAACCTGATTCCCGTGTTCTCCGTCATCCTGGGCACCATGCTGCTGGGCGAAACCTTTACGCCGTGGCAGATTGCCGCCTCGGTGGTGGTGCTGGTGGGCGTGGGGCTCAGCCAGGGCGGCCTACGCCGCGTTGGCGTTGAGTAG
- a CDS encoding sensor histidine kinase yields the protein MRNQFTILIIDDEQSLLESVSAFMEDSGFQTLTASDGDSGLALFQEKRPDIVLLDLRMPGRQGLEIMRIMRETISDVPIIVVSGTGVIQDVVEAMRQGASDFFIKPVLDLSLLEHSVSRALEHAALKKEHGRYQQRLEEDISTRTRQLMEANAKLQEEIRRRDTAEKAMAASLQEKEILLREVHHRVKNNLQIISSLLSLQAENTSEPMARDAFLESRQRVASMALVHEKLYQANDFAQVDMGQFARELIGQHTCTSDRCGIVSVTADDESFPLSINQAIPCGLMLNELTSNIMHHAFPGRRSGTMRVYMSRQDRRVELVVEDDGVGLPESFSLQSPETLGFRLIHALTYQLRGDVSFESKPGKGMRCSIRFPMSTSAGEDSADLNISAFLPLEAEPN from the coding sequence ATGCGCAACCAGTTCACAATACTTATCATAGACGACGAGCAATCCCTGCTCGAAAGCGTTTCCGCCTTCATGGAGGACTCGGGTTTCCAGACCCTCACCGCCTCGGACGGAGACTCGGGCCTGGCTCTTTTTCAAGAAAAGCGGCCCGACATCGTGCTGCTCGATCTGCGCATGCCCGGCCGCCAGGGCCTCGAAATAATGCGCATCATGCGCGAGACCATCTCCGACGTGCCGATCATTGTGGTCTCGGGCACAGGCGTGATCCAGGACGTGGTGGAGGCCATGCGCCAGGGAGCGTCGGACTTCTTCATCAAGCCGGTGCTCGATCTTTCGCTACTGGAGCATTCCGTGAGCCGGGCGTTGGAGCACGCAGCCCTCAAAAAGGAGCACGGCCGCTACCAGCAGCGGCTGGAAGAGGACATCTCCACCAGGACGCGGCAGCTTATGGAGGCCAACGCCAAGCTGCAGGAGGAGATTCGCCGGCGCGACACCGCCGAGAAAGCCATGGCCGCCTCGCTGCAGGAAAAGGAAATCCTGCTCCGTGAGGTGCACCACCGCGTCAAGAACAACCTCCAGATCATCTCCAGCCTCCTGAGCCTGCAGGCGGAGAACACCTCGGAGCCCATGGCGCGCGACGCCTTTCTGGAGAGCCGGCAGCGGGTGGCCTCCATGGCCCTGGTGCACGAGAAGCTCTACCAGGCCAACGACTTCGCCCAGGTGGACATGGGCCAGTTCGCGCGGGAGCTCATCGGCCAGCACACCTGCACCTCGGATCGCTGCGGCATCGTCTCCGTCACCGCAGATGACGAATCCTTCCCGCTCTCCATCAACCAGGCCATCCCCTGCGGCCTCATGCTCAACGAGCTCACCTCCAACATCATGCACCACGCCTTTCCCGGTCGGCGCTCCGGCACCATGCGCGTGTACATGTCCAGGCAGGACCGCCGCGTCGAGCTCGTGGTGGAGGACGATGGCGTAGGCCTGCCCGAGAGCTTTTCCCTGCAATCACCCGAGACCCTGGGCTTCCGGCTCATCCACGCCCTGACATACCAACTACGCGGCGACGTCTCCTTCGAAAGCAAGCCGGGCAAGGGCATGCGTTGCAGCATCCGGTTCCCCATGTCCACATCCGCCGGCGAGGACAGCGCCGACCTGAACATCTCCGCGTTCCTGCCGCTGGAAGCCGAACCCAACTGA
- the asnB gene encoding asparagine synthase (glutamine-hydrolyzing), whose protein sequence is MCGIVGFVSCGSQGGTDAESREWLLAMAESMIHRGPDGGGVWVENGVALGHRRLSIIDLQTGAQPMVDACNRAVIVFNGEIYNFAELREELRSAGRSFRTRSDTEVLLNAYLTWGPGCLDRLEGMFSFVIWDKEKRRIFAARDRFGKKPFYYTLQNGYFAFSSEITALTRHPRLSFSVTTSVLSRFLAYEYVPAPESIYRQVRKLPPSHYLMFDLERCPDDVRLERYWEMPLPEAESSRRYSGPAALEERCEELRELLRRAVRRRLVSDVPLGLFLSGGVDSSAVAVTMASMVDSVQTFSAAFSEESYDESPYARQVAELIGSDHHEYMLSAHGCGEHLPEIVSRLDEPLADPSLVPTYLLSKASRKHVTVALGGDGPDELFTGYEYYYGFRIAKRLLRIPEAIRAPAEWATRFLPASSNYVNYRFAARMFLAGLHCPTWMRVQRWLTALSSEAQHAIWKENRAPDLDPGTLFEPTRELFEAYPSDDELGRAVYVFARQYMTDYVLMKVDRASMMHSLEMRAPFLDRDLAEFACRLPLRFRLRGSTRKWLLKKAMEPLLPAEILNRPKRGFLIPAAQWLRTSLKPCMDELMSEEALRRHNLFDPKAVRRMIDEHHSGRVDHRKALWTLLVLHIWLNNHSPTIE, encoded by the coding sequence GTGTGCGGCATCGTAGGCTTCGTCTCATGCGGTTCGCAGGGCGGCACGGATGCGGAGTCCCGTGAGTGGTTGCTGGCCATGGCCGAAAGCATGATCCACCGCGGCCCGGACGGCGGCGGCGTGTGGGTGGAGAACGGCGTTGCTTTGGGTCACCGGCGGCTTTCCATCATCGATCTGCAGACCGGCGCCCAGCCCATGGTTGATGCCTGCAACCGGGCCGTTATCGTGTTCAACGGCGAGATATATAACTTTGCCGAGCTGCGCGAGGAGCTGCGCAGCGCCGGGCGCTCTTTCCGCACCAGATCCGATACCGAGGTGCTCCTCAACGCCTATCTGACCTGGGGGCCGGGGTGTCTGGACAGGCTGGAGGGCATGTTTTCCTTTGTCATCTGGGACAAGGAGAAACGCCGGATATTCGCAGCGCGCGACCGTTTCGGCAAAAAGCCCTTCTACTACACGCTGCAGAACGGCTACTTTGCGTTTTCCTCGGAGATCACGGCGCTGACCCGCCATCCGCGCCTCTCGTTCAGCGTGACCACCTCGGTGCTCTCGCGCTTTCTGGCCTACGAGTATGTGCCCGCGCCGGAGTCCATCTACCGGCAGGTGCGCAAGCTGCCCCCAAGCCACTACCTGATGTTCGACCTGGAGCGCTGTCCGGACGATGTCCGGCTGGAGCGGTACTGGGAGATGCCCCTGCCGGAGGCCGAAAGCTCCAGGCGCTACAGCGGTCCCGCCGCTCTGGAGGAACGCTGCGAGGAGCTGCGCGAGCTGCTGCGCCGCGCCGTGCGCCGGCGCCTGGTAAGCGACGTGCCCCTGGGGCTGTTTCTGAGCGGCGGCGTGGACTCCTCCGCCGTGGCCGTCACCATGGCCTCCATGGTGGACAGCGTGCAGACTTTTTCCGCGGCCTTTTCCGAGGAGAGCTACGACGAATCGCCGTACGCAAGGCAGGTAGCCGAGCTCATCGGCTCGGATCACCACGAGTACATGCTTTCGGCCCATGGCTGCGGCGAGCACCTGCCCGAGATCGTCTCCCGACTGGACGAGCCATTGGCCGACCCTTCCCTGGTGCCGACCTACCTCCTGTCCAAGGCGTCCAGAAAGCACGTGACCGTGGCCTTGGGCGGCGACGGCCCGGACGAGCTCTTCACCGGCTACGAGTACTACTACGGCTTCCGCATAGCCAAGCGGCTGCTGCGCATTCCGGAGGCCATACGCGCTCCGGCGGAGTGGGCCACCCGATTCCTGCCGGCCTCGTCCAATTACGTGAACTACCGTTTTGCGGCGAGAATGTTCCTGGCCGGGCTGCATTGCCCCACCTGGATGCGCGTGCAACGCTGGCTCACGGCGCTTTCCTCCGAGGCGCAGCACGCCATCTGGAAGGAAAACAGGGCGCCGGACCTGGATCCTGGGACGCTGTTCGAGCCCACGCGCGAGCTTTTCGAGGCCTACCCCTCGGACGACGAGCTGGGCCGGGCCGTATACGTCTTTGCCCGGCAGTACATGACGGACTACGTGTTGATGAAGGTGGACCGCGCCAGCATGATGCACTCCCTGGAGATGCGCGCGCCGTTCCTGGACCGTGACTTGGCGGAGTTCGCCTGCCGGCTGCCCCTGCGCTTCCGGCTGCGGGGCTCCACCCGCAAGTGGCTGCTCAAAAAGGCCATGGAGCCGCTTCTGCCGGCCGAGATCCTCAACCGGCCCAAGCGCGGGTTCCTTATCCCCGCGGCCCAATGGCTGCGCACATCGCTGAAGCCGTGCATGGACGAGCTGATGAGCGAAGAGGCGCTGCGCAGGCACAACCTGTTCGACCCCAAGGCCGTGCGGCGGATGATCGACGAGCACCACAGCGGCAGGGTGGACCACCGCAAGGCGCTGTGGACATTGTTGGTGCTGCACATCTGGCTGAACAACCACTCGCCCACCATCGAATAG
- a CDS encoding AAA family ATPase: MEIVCPNCQRKRSVDASKLPAGNVTVRCEACDHRFTLKGARRLSVMITKGGVGKTTTSVTLAAGLALNGYKVLLVDTDTQGQTSYMLGVDSNDGLAKLMLGEMDASEAVVKARENLWLLTGGRSLASVKRMITRMDYGGERTLTDKLAPLEKSYDFIILDTSPSWDTLTVNVLFYARELIVPVSLEIMPVQGLSEFLKSFSQLRAHNKEIRLKYILPLFLAKPTENSRAILRSLEKFYGKYICTPIRYSTRISEAPAYGMTIFEYAGGDKVVEDYRDLVKDVLRGDEI, encoded by the coding sequence ATGGAAATTGTCTGCCCAAACTGCCAGCGCAAGAGGTCCGTCGACGCTTCCAAGCTCCCGGCCGGCAATGTCACCGTCCGTTGCGAAGCGTGCGATCACCGCTTCACGCTCAAGGGCGCCCGCAGGCTCTCCGTCATGATCACCAAGGGCGGCGTGGGCAAGACCACCACCTCCGTCACCCTCGCAGCCGGCCTCGCCCTCAACGGCTACAAGGTCCTGCTCGTCGACACCGACACCCAGGGCCAGACCTCCTACATGCTCGGCGTGGACTCCAACGACGGCCTGGCCAAGCTCATGCTCGGCGAGATGGACGCCAGCGAGGCCGTGGTCAAAGCGCGCGAGAACCTCTGGCTCCTCACCGGCGGCCGCAGCCTCGCCTCGGTCAAGCGCATGATCACGCGCATGGACTACGGTGGCGAGAGAACCCTCACCGACAAGCTGGCGCCGCTGGAAAAAAGTTACGACTTCATTATCCTGGACACCTCGCCAAGCTGGGACACCCTCACGGTCAATGTTCTCTTCTACGCCCGCGAGCTTATCGTGCCCGTCTCCCTGGAGATCATGCCAGTGCAGGGGTTGTCCGAGTTTCTCAAAAGCTTCTCCCAGCTCCGGGCGCACAACAAGGAAATCCGGCTCAAGTACATCCTGCCGCTCTTCCTGGCCAAGCCCACGGAGAACTCCCGCGCCATCCTCCGCAGCCTGGAGAAGTTCTACGGCAAGTACATCTGCACGCCCATCCGCTACAGCACGCGTATCAGCGAAGCACCAGCCTACGGCATGACCATCTTCGAGTACGCCGGCGGCGACAAGGTCGTAGAGGACTACAGGGACCTCGTGAAGGACGTGCTGCGCGGCGACGAAATCTGA